The Thermotoga maritima MSB8 region GCTCGTTCCAGTCACCATGTGAGGTGTTTATTCTGAAGACGTTCACTCCAAGGTCTATCATCTTTTCTATCATTTCATAGCTGTCTGTTCTTGGTCCGACCGTACATACGATCTTTGTACTTCGCACGATTTCACCCCGTTCATGAAAGCATATGTGCTATTTCGTAAAGTTTTTTGTCGATCGTTTTCTTTGTGGAGAGCGCTTCCATTATAGGAACTCTCACGAACTTGTTCCCTTGGAGCGCTATCATCACGTCTACCTCTCCGTCCAGAAGAGCATCGACCGCTTCAACTCCCATACTCAGTGCCAGTCTTCTGTCGAAAGCCGTTGGAGAACCACCTCTCTGTACGTGTCCGAGTATGGTGATCCTCGTTTCGTAGCCTATCCTGTATTCGAGGTGTCTTGCGACGGTATAGGCACTCGCTGCCCCTTCAGCGACTATGATTATGCTGTTGATCTTTCCTCTTCTCCTTTCTTCGAGAATTCTATCGGCGAGCTGTGAATAATCCACCGGAATCTCTGGTACGATGATGGCTTCTGCACCAGTCACCAGTCCCGCCATGAGAGCGATGTAGCCGGAATGCCTCCCCATGACTTCCACAATGAAAGCTCTCTCATGCGAGCTAGCGGTGTCTTTGAGCTTTTGAACAGCATCCATCACCGTGTTCAAACACGTGTCCACCCCTATGCACATGTCAGTCAACCCAATGTCGTTGTCTATGGTTGCTGGTATACCGACAACGGGTATTTTGTGTTCTTCGTAAAGAAGATGAGCGCCGGTGAGACTCCCTTCACCACCTATGACGACGAGTCCTTCTATACCATGTTTTTTTATCTGTTTCGCAGCGAGTTCCCTGCCCTCTTCTGTCTTGAACTCCTCACATCTGGAAGTTCTCAGAATTGTTCCTCCCTTTTCTGTGATTCCTGCCACATCTTTGTACTCGAGTTTTACAAAATCGCCGTCGATGAGGCCTGAGTAACCTCTTCTCACTCCGATCACTTCCAGTCCCTGCCTGACACCGTACCTGACCACGGCTCTCACAGCTGCGTTCATTCCAGGTGCGTCTCCGCCGCTTGTAAGTACTGCTATCTTCTTCAAGGCGATCAGCCTCCCTGTGAATTGTTTGTTCTCTTCAATGAGAGTTTAGCATATGCATCAAAAGTGATAAAATGTACATGGGTTCCCTATGTCAATTTACCACTTCTTCGTGATGTTAACAAACCCTGAATCTTGGTGTAAGGAGGATTAAAATTTTGAAGTGGAAAACTTTAATTGAGGGAAGTGAACTGGAGGTAAAGATGATCGAGGATATATTGAAAGAAAACGGAGTACCTTACGTAGTTGAAACGTGTGATGATGTTACACCGAGAGCGATTTTTGGTTCTTCAGCCCTCATGGTGATAAAGGTACCAGAGAAATTTTTAGAAGAAGCAAAGAGAA contains the following coding sequences:
- the pfkA gene encoding 6-phosphofructokinase encodes the protein MKKIAVLTSGGDAPGMNAAVRAVVRYGVRQGLEVIGVRRGYSGLIDGDFVKLEYKDVAGITEKGGTILRTSRCEEFKTEEGRELAAKQIKKHGIEGLVVIGGEGSLTGAHLLYEEHKIPVVGIPATIDNDIGLTDMCIGVDTCLNTVMDAVQKLKDTASSHERAFIVEVMGRHSGYIALMAGLVTGAEAIIVPEIPVDYSQLADRILEERRRGKINSIIIVAEGAASAYTVARHLEYRIGYETRITILGHVQRGGSPTAFDRRLALSMGVEAVDALLDGEVDVMIALQGNKFVRVPIMEALSTKKTIDKKLYEIAHMLS
- a CDS encoding DUF2007 domain-containing protein; the protein is MKWKTLIEGSELEVKMIEDILKENGVPYVVETCDDVTPRAIFGSSALMVIKVPEKFLEEAKRILEEMRE